A single genomic interval of Salinarchaeum sp. IM2453 harbors:
- a CDS encoding BCCT family transporter, translating into MQVWRDFRNEVDRVPFLIGVVITLGFVSWAALDTETVASWIGWAQFTVGEHLAWLYLGSVLAMLIFAGYLMISKYGKIRLGEGPPEYGTFAYFAMFFSAGLSAGIVFFGPAEALWHYEAVPPVFGDTVGAETTEAIVPAVTYSVFHYGVSAWAGYLAIGIPVAYFAYRYDAPFRVSTALLPVLGRENLDGVIGRTVDTLAVVATIGGIATGLGFISLQLLDGVTLQTGYEFSNLETVLAITAITVLFTISVVAGISRGIRRLSGFNVIIMSLLLIVVLVGGPTINILNTGISAVGTYINHFFEMSLFTGVGSEADTGWAASWTVFYWAWWIAWAPFVGLFLARISKGRTIRSVIGTAFVTMTIISLLWFSVVGGGSVWMQHTGAVDILQAINTHGEGVSGYVLFGAFPGGEIWQALFFVLVVTFFATSADSSTLALGMLTTGGKMTPSSINRVFWSVLQGMVASVLVVLGGVTALRSSVIVTGAPFAIVCIVAISGLAWWLRNKHGKEEKENISGRSEVDHKQTTPATDGGRDIE; encoded by the coding sequence ATGCAGGTTTGGCGTGATTTTCGCAATGAAGTAGATCGTGTACCGTTTTTGATTGGCGTCGTCATCACGCTTGGGTTTGTTAGCTGGGCAGCCCTCGATACTGAAACTGTAGCAAGTTGGATTGGTTGGGCTCAATTTACCGTAGGCGAGCACCTCGCCTGGCTATACCTTGGGAGCGTGCTAGCAATGTTGATCTTTGCTGGATATCTCATGATCAGCAAATATGGAAAAATTAGACTTGGAGAGGGCCCGCCAGAGTATGGAACATTTGCATACTTTGCGATGTTCTTTTCTGCTGGTCTCTCCGCTGGTATTGTATTCTTTGGACCGGCCGAAGCACTGTGGCACTATGAAGCAGTTCCGCCTGTTTTTGGTGATACAGTCGGAGCAGAGACAACAGAAGCAATTGTTCCAGCAGTCACCTACAGTGTTTTCCACTATGGAGTGAGCGCGTGGGCAGGATATCTAGCTATTGGCATTCCAGTTGCCTATTTTGCATATCGATATGATGCCCCATTTCGTGTATCAACGGCACTGTTACCGGTATTGGGTCGGGAAAATTTGGATGGAGTAATTGGAAGAACTGTTGATACGTTAGCAGTGGTTGCAACGATAGGAGGAATTGCAACGGGACTTGGGTTTATTTCTCTACAACTACTCGATGGAGTCACACTGCAGACAGGATACGAGTTTAGCAATCTTGAGACGGTTCTGGCAATCACTGCCATTACTGTGTTGTTTACCATCTCTGTTGTTGCAGGGATATCGCGGGGTATTCGACGATTATCTGGATTTAATGTGATAATTATGTCACTACTTCTGATTGTTGTCCTCGTTGGGGGTCCGACAATTAACATCTTAAATACAGGAATATCAGCAGTAGGAACATATATTAACCACTTCTTTGAGATGAGTCTGTTTACTGGAGTTGGATCAGAAGCCGACACAGGATGGGCAGCTTCGTGGACCGTCTTCTACTGGGCATGGTGGATCGCTTGGGCTCCGTTTGTCGGACTATTTTTGGCGCGGATCTCAAAAGGGCGGACGATTCGATCAGTAATCGGAACCGCCTTTGTGACAATGACTATCATTTCACTTCTCTGGTTTAGCGTCGTCGGCGGAGGGTCTGTATGGATGCAGCACACTGGTGCTGTTGATATTCTACAGGCTATCAACACCCATGGAGAAGGGGTCTCTGGGTACGTGCTCTTTGGAGCATTCCCCGGCGGAGAGATTTGGCAAGCTTTGTTTTTTGTTCTGGTAGTAACGTTCTTTGCGACCTCAGCCGATTCCTCCACCCTCGCATTAGGAATGCTGACAACTGGAGGTAAGATGACACCATCAAGTATCAATCGTGTATTCTGGAGTGTTCTTCAGGGGATGGTCGCATCTGTGTTGGTTGTACTCGGAGGAGTGACAGCTCTTAGATCTTCGGTGATTGTCACAGGAGCACCTTTTGCCATCGTTTGTATCGTAGCGATCAGTGGACTGGCATGGTGGCTGCGAAACAAACACGGTAAAGAAGAGAAAGAGAACATATCAGGACGCTCTGAAGTAGATCATAAGCAGACAACCCCGGCAACTGACGGTGGAAGAGACATTGAGTGA
- a CDS encoding molybdopterin-binding protein — protein sequence MNAAVVTVGDELLTGDTVNTNATWLCTELTDRGVSVRRTVVVPDNLAEIAQTVNEYRAKYDAVIVTGGLGPTHDDVTMEAVATAFGRTLVEDEEAAEWLCEHGYAAEDLIEGTAQLPEEARPLHNEVGVAPGAAIGSVYVLPGVPSEMKAMFNNIADEFGGEKPITEFIVANEPESELIGRMEQLQEQYDVKVGSYPGENVRIKITGSDETTVQEAATWLKEKVTLADPQSQS from the coding sequence ATGAATGCAGCAGTGGTCACCGTGGGCGATGAACTGCTCACTGGAGATACAGTAAATACGAATGCTACATGGCTCTGTACAGAATTGACCGACCGGGGAGTCTCCGTTAGACGAACCGTCGTTGTTCCAGATAACCTTGCAGAAATTGCACAGACTGTCAACGAATATCGAGCGAAATATGATGCTGTTATTGTCACAGGAGGTCTTGGACCAACTCATGACGATGTAACAATGGAAGCTGTTGCCACCGCTTTTGGTCGCACGCTTGTGGAAGATGAGGAAGCAGCTGAATGGCTATGTGAGCATGGCTACGCAGCTGAGGATTTAATCGAAGGAACTGCGCAACTACCAGAGGAAGCAAGACCACTTCACAATGAGGTGGGTGTTGCGCCTGGTGCAGCTATTGGGTCTGTCTATGTCCTTCCTGGTGTCCCTTCAGAAATGAAAGCAATGTTTAACAACATTGCAGATGAGTTTGGTGGAGAAAAACCTATTACAGAATTTATCGTCGCAAATGAGCCTGAGAGTGAATTAATTGGCCGTATGGAACAACTACAAGAACAGTACGATGTCAAAGTTGGAAGCTATCCAGGAGAGAATGTCAGAATAAAAATCACCGGATCAGACGAGACAACAGTACAGGAAGCGGCTACGTGGCTCAAAGAGAAGGTAACGCTAGCAGACCCTCAGTCCCAAAGCTGA
- the aglM gene encoding UDP-glucose 6-dehydrogenase AglM, protein MDISVVGSGYVGTTIAACFADFGHEVTAVDIDEAIVSEINNGKAPIHEPGLSGLISEHAEGRLMATTEYTDIQDTEVTFLALPTPANEDGSIDTSIIETGAERVGEVLASTDSHTVVVKSTVVPGTTQEVLAPKIKSEAGEAIDIGMNPEFLREGTAVQDFLEPDKVVFGTENRSARIELQKVFRPLIDEVNPAVVKTGISEAEMIKYANNAFLASKISLINDIGNICKEFNIDAYEVADAIGLDNRIEAKFLRSGVGWGGSCFPKDVRAIINAASEQGYEPEMLQSAVNINELQPRRLVELLDKHVQLDGARIAVLGLAFKPGTDDIRNSRAIPVIDLLQQQGADPVGYDPVAVGNMTEQFPEIEYTRSAEEALTGADGAVVVTDWDEFATLTTEFSKMNQPVIVDGRRIIEPDDIAEEDAVYEGLTW, encoded by the coding sequence ATGGACATAAGCGTAGTGGGTAGCGGTTACGTGGGAACAACAATTGCAGCCTGTTTTGCAGATTTTGGGCATGAAGTGACAGCAGTAGACATTGACGAAGCGATTGTTTCAGAGATTAACAATGGTAAAGCACCAATTCATGAACCTGGTCTTAGTGGGTTGATCTCTGAGCATGCTGAAGGTCGATTAATGGCGACAACAGAATATACAGACATACAAGATACTGAAGTTACGTTCCTTGCGCTACCAACACCAGCCAATGAGGACGGGTCAATTGATACATCAATTATCGAGACAGGAGCGGAGAGAGTCGGTGAGGTGCTTGCGTCGACAGATAGTCACACAGTGGTTGTCAAAAGTACTGTCGTTCCCGGGACAACACAAGAGGTACTTGCTCCGAAAATTAAGTCAGAAGCCGGAGAAGCAATTGACATCGGGATGAATCCAGAGTTTCTTCGAGAAGGGACTGCTGTTCAAGATTTTCTTGAACCGGATAAAGTCGTGTTCGGTACAGAAAACAGATCAGCGCGGATAGAGCTACAGAAGGTATTCCGACCGCTAATTGATGAAGTAAATCCGGCAGTAGTAAAGACAGGTATCTCCGAGGCGGAGATGATTAAGTATGCAAACAACGCGTTCCTCGCATCAAAAATTAGCTTGATAAATGATATTGGGAATATCTGCAAGGAGTTCAATATCGATGCATACGAGGTTGCCGATGCAATTGGCCTTGACAATCGAATAGAGGCAAAGTTCCTTCGTTCGGGGGTTGGATGGGGTGGGTCTTGTTTCCCGAAAGATGTTCGAGCGATTATCAATGCTGCATCGGAACAGGGCTATGAGCCTGAGATGCTACAGTCCGCAGTCAATATTAACGAATTACAGCCACGGCGACTTGTAGAATTGCTAGATAAGCATGTTCAGCTCGACGGGGCCCGCATTGCAGTTCTTGGGCTCGCATTCAAACCGGGAACAGATGATATACGGAATTCTCGTGCTATTCCAGTCATCGATCTACTTCAGCAGCAAGGAGCAGATCCAGTAGGTTACGATCCAGTAGCAGTTGGTAATATGACTGAACAGTTCCCAGAAATAGAATACACCCGTTCGGCGGAAGAGGCACTAACTGGTGCAGATGGGGCTGTTGTAGTCACAGACTGGGATGAATTTGCAACATTGACAACAGAGTTTTCAAAAATGAATCAACCGGTTATTGTGGACGGTCGTAGGATCATCGAGCCAGATGATATCGCGGAGGAAGACGCAGTCTATGAAGGTCTAACCTGGTGA
- the aglF gene encoding UTP--glucose-1-phosphate uridylyltransferase AglF — MQAVVLAAGKGTRLRPLTEDKPKGMVEVAGKPILTHCFEQLVELGATELLVVVGYRKEDIIEHYGDEFQGVPITYAHQREQSGLAHALLTVEEHVDDDFMLMLGDNIFQANLSDVVRRQKEDRADAAFLVEEVPWDDASRYGVCDTNKYGEIVEVIEKPDEPPTNLVMTGFYTFTPAIFHACHLVQPSDRGEYEISEAIDLLIQSGRTIDAVEMDGWRIDVGYPEDRDEAERRIQENNSTEPEDTADNSSTTDPAETAAADE, encoded by the coding sequence ATGCAGGCAGTAGTTCTAGCAGCCGGCAAGGGAACTCGACTGCGGCCATTAACAGAAGATAAACCAAAAGGTATGGTCGAGGTAGCTGGAAAACCTATCTTGACGCATTGTTTTGAGCAGCTTGTTGAGCTTGGAGCAACTGAATTGCTTGTTGTTGTTGGCTATCGAAAAGAAGACATCATCGAACACTATGGCGATGAATTCCAGGGTGTTCCAATTACGTACGCACATCAGCGTGAACAAAGTGGACTTGCTCATGCATTGCTCACGGTTGAAGAGCACGTCGACGACGACTTCATGCTAATGCTTGGCGATAACATTTTCCAAGCAAATCTAAGTGATGTCGTCCGCCGACAGAAGGAGGATCGAGCAGATGCAGCATTCCTTGTCGAAGAAGTACCATGGGACGACGCATCTCGATATGGGGTCTGTGACACCAATAAATACGGTGAGATTGTTGAAGTCATTGAGAAGCCAGATGAACCACCAACAAACCTTGTTATGACCGGATTCTACACATTTACTCCTGCAATTTTCCACGCTTGTCATTTAGTTCAGCCATCTGACCGGGGGGAGTATGAAATCTCTGAGGCAATCGATCTTTTAATTCAGTCTGGCCGTACTATTGATGCAGTAGAGATGGACGGATGGAGGATTGACGTTGGATATCCAGAAGACCGTGATGAGGCGGAGCGACGAATACAAGAAAACAACAGCACCGAGCCTGAAGATACCGCCGATAATTCGTCAACAACTGATCCTGCCGAGACTGCCGCTGCTGACGAATAG
- a CDS encoding class II aldolase/adducin family protein yields MYQQERQQLVEAASRISSLTPGRTGNISIRHDGHILITPSGVPYDEMRWKNISVINADGKQVAGNRERSSEFRLHQLIYKQRATTAIAHTHSPWITTLAVLREPLPPVHYQLAMAGGTVPVAKYATFGTDKLANSVIETLNDSNVNACILANHGLVATANALSEVTELTELIESTAQIYCQARAVGTPKLLTEEELQTASRRFESYGQND; encoded by the coding sequence ATGTATCAGCAAGAGCGACAACAACTTGTTGAGGCTGCTTCAAGAATCTCCTCACTAACACCTGGTAGAACCGGAAATATCAGTATTCGGCACGACGGCCATATTCTCATTACTCCGTCTGGAGTTCCATACGACGAAATGCGGTGGAAAAACATCTCTGTTATCAATGCTGACGGGAAGCAAGTTGCGGGTAATCGGGAGCGTTCAAGCGAATTTCGACTTCACCAGTTAATTTACAAGCAACGTGCCACAACAGCGATTGCTCACACACACTCGCCATGGATTACGACGCTTGCAGTTTTACGCGAGCCACTCCCTCCGGTCCACTATCAACTTGCGATGGCTGGTGGAACCGTTCCTGTGGCTAAATACGCCACATTCGGGACAGATAAGCTGGCAAACTCTGTTATTGAGACTCTTAACGATTCTAACGTTAATGCATGTATCTTGGCTAATCATGGATTGGTTGCAACTGCTAACGCATTATCTGAGGTAACTGAACTCACCGAACTTATTGAATCAACTGCTCAGATATATTGTCAAGCCCGAGCCGTTGGAACACCAAAATTATTAACTGAGGAAGAACTTCAGACCGCATCACGCCGGTTTGAATCATACGGCCAGAATGACTAA
- the mtnA gene encoding S-methyl-5-thioribose-1-phosphate isomerase, protein MRTIDWDNNRNCIVMIDQTRLPSEYRQISITTVDGLITAIRELKVRGAPALGAAGAYGVALSAYQNNQKSFDEYKRAVESDAQAIANARPTAVNLEREVNQVLRKIQSLENKDAIRQQAKDTAQSIADQDVKRNKRIGEHGCTLLDDGDTVLTHCNAGALATVDWGTALGIVYSAKQRRINLDVIATETRPLNQGARITTTELQQREINTKLIPDSAVGHFMQQGEIDAVIVGADRIVLDGGEAFDGQAVVFNKIGTYPIAVLANQHNIPVIVAAPTSTVDTEQTAGDVEIEQRDPDEIRRCHGEQNAPEDISVGNPAFDATPAKLVDWIVTESGRYEPPLEMDIN, encoded by the coding sequence ATGCGAACCATCGACTGGGACAACAATCGGAACTGCATTGTCATGATTGACCAAACGCGATTACCATCGGAATACAGACAGATATCTATAACAACAGTTGATGGACTCATTACCGCAATTCGAGAACTCAAAGTGCGCGGGGCACCAGCACTTGGTGCTGCTGGTGCATACGGTGTCGCATTGTCAGCGTATCAGAACAATCAGAAGAGTTTCGATGAGTACAAACGCGCGGTTGAAAGCGATGCTCAGGCAATCGCAAACGCTCGACCAACAGCTGTTAACTTGGAGCGAGAGGTGAACCAAGTTCTCAGAAAAATACAATCTCTTGAGAATAAGGATGCTATCAGACAGCAAGCAAAAGACACCGCTCAGAGTATTGCTGATCAAGATGTCAAGCGAAATAAGCGGATCGGTGAGCATGGATGTACGCTTCTAGATGACGGTGATACTGTTCTTACACACTGTAATGCTGGAGCATTAGCGACTGTTGACTGGGGAACAGCATTGGGTATTGTTTATTCTGCAAAACAACGAAGAATCAATCTCGATGTCATAGCAACAGAAACTAGACCGTTGAATCAGGGAGCTCGGATTACAACTACAGAGTTACAACAGCGAGAGATTAATACGAAATTAATTCCAGACAGCGCAGTAGGTCACTTCATGCAGCAAGGGGAAATTGACGCAGTTATTGTGGGTGCTGACCGTATTGTTCTTGATGGCGGCGAAGCGTTTGATGGACAGGCAGTTGTGTTCAACAAAATAGGAACCTATCCAATTGCTGTTCTTGCTAACCAACATAATATCCCAGTTATCGTAGCCGCCCCCACATCAACTGTTGATACAGAGCAAACAGCAGGCGACGTTGAAATTGAGCAGCGGGATCCTGATGAAATTCGAAGATGCCACGGAGAGCAAAATGCCCCAGAAGATATTTCAGTTGGAAACCCAGCGTTTGATGCTACCCCTGCAAAGCTCGTTGATTGGATCGTCACAGAGTCTGGCCGATATGAGCCGCCACTAGAGATGGATATAAACTAA
- the rdfA gene encoding rod-determining factor RdfA, which translates to MSEEPCCKVSRIVNKYDLSPGRQETDIDSYLRSRWLGSTEYPETPLRDLVAWFNQSILRTVYAEAGRKTLEPQIETEYNALTGNDDDDRQLVLDDLQANGIDGSQLRTDFISTATLHRHLTTCLEVKKPPANTDSNWEEKKLDYTFQIVEENVQEILQSWENSGVIPNATETEIATRLYLECPICSAQVDIKTARQRGYICKHLSEPDSDEQ; encoded by the coding sequence GTGTCAGAAGAACCCTGTTGCAAAGTTTCACGAATAGTTAATAAGTATGATCTATCTCCAGGACGTCAGGAGACAGATATTGATTCATATCTCCGGTCTCGTTGGTTAGGCTCGACTGAGTACCCAGAGACGCCACTTCGTGATCTAGTTGCTTGGTTTAACCAGTCTATCCTTCGAACGGTATATGCGGAGGCAGGACGAAAAACATTAGAGCCACAGATCGAGACAGAATATAACGCTCTTACGGGTAACGATGATGACGATCGGCAATTAGTACTTGATGACCTACAGGCAAACGGGATAGACGGGTCACAACTACGTACAGACTTTATTTCTACTGCTACACTTCATCGCCATTTAACAACCTGTCTTGAGGTAAAGAAGCCACCAGCAAATACGGATTCAAACTGGGAAGAGAAAAAACTGGATTATACTTTCCAAATCGTCGAAGAAAATGTACAGGAAATCCTCCAGTCATGGGAGAATAGTGGCGTGATTCCAAACGCCACCGAGACCGAGATTGCAACTCGACTCTATCTTGAGTGTCCGATCTGTTCTGCACAAGTAGACATTAAAACAGCAAGGCAGAGGGGATACATCTGTAAGCATTTATCTGAACCAGATTCTGACGAACAGTAG
- a CDS encoding archaea-specific SMC-related protein, giving the protein MWSLTINNIAGIQSGSATIDSGLNVVQASNFRGKSSFTAAVRVAIGATGYYEDHPLTEGENKGNVNLSTSGDQYDVHIERTGDTCVRSGNPYLSTEENQIAARLFAFLGEDNPIRYAVRHNEDLTELLQAPLDIEDIDAKINELQNSRSEIQSQLSEARMAADKIPELEKQQTTLQDELESLRDTQSQFSATEETKQRAEDLSEELTAKQEKLEITTQRIKRLEQQIERKQSTLSEKRAKLTEIDIQDKPTLSTDLETKQNKINSLDRKITLAEDLHRANRNILEEEGIEVIADVEHTVVDDEIECWVCGSGTLRDTIENKLDSLQNTIDQLRDQKSQLETEIKQYKNKKREYEEKQRRQEQLERTVSILKAEIDDLQGQLDTAQAQKSALQQEVDKLKNKLEAVEREYNDKLATVKTKIRSKERKLQSIEEKLSNARSREQDINELRKQEREITDTIETLRKRKTETQYEIKRQFDTAIKEIVDRFDPGFDGAHLNLKTDPSGEIESIELQIARDGRETSLNALSEGEVELVGLVVALAGYRTYDVNEHTPVLIVDGVGELAAEHLRTLLSYLAETSEIIITTAYPEAGSFDGNIINPASWNVVSDSKASSA; this is encoded by the coding sequence ATGTGGTCGTTAACTATCAACAACATTGCTGGAATTCAATCTGGGTCAGCAACTATCGACTCAGGACTCAATGTTGTTCAGGCTTCAAATTTTCGGGGTAAATCAAGCTTTACTGCTGCTGTTCGAGTTGCAATAGGTGCAACTGGATACTATGAGGATCATCCTCTTACTGAAGGGGAAAATAAAGGAAATGTCAACCTCAGCACCTCGGGTGACCAGTACGATGTGCACATAGAGCGTACTGGCGACACGTGTGTTCGGTCAGGAAATCCGTATTTATCTACTGAGGAAAATCAGATTGCCGCCAGATTGTTTGCATTTCTTGGAGAAGATAATCCAATTCGATACGCTGTTCGGCATAATGAAGACCTTACAGAATTGCTACAGGCACCCTTAGACATTGAGGACATAGACGCCAAAATTAACGAATTGCAAAACAGCCGATCAGAGATACAATCCCAGTTGTCAGAAGCTAGGATGGCTGCTGATAAGATACCAGAGCTGGAAAAACAACAAACTACTCTGCAGGATGAACTTGAGTCTCTTCGTGATACTCAATCACAGTTCTCAGCAACGGAAGAAACAAAGCAACGCGCTGAAGATCTCAGTGAAGAGCTAACCGCTAAACAAGAGAAACTCGAAATCACCACGCAACGAATTAAACGCCTTGAACAACAAATAGAACGCAAGCAGTCGACTCTCTCAGAAAAAAGAGCAAAACTCACCGAGATCGATATACAAGATAAACCAACATTGTCAACTGATCTTGAGACAAAACAAAATAAAATCAATAGCCTTGATCGAAAAATAACATTAGCTGAGGATCTTCACCGTGCAAATCGAAATATCCTTGAGGAAGAGGGTATCGAAGTTATCGCAGATGTCGAACACACTGTTGTAGATGATGAGATTGAGTGTTGGGTTTGTGGATCAGGAACACTCCGTGATACAATAGAAAACAAACTTGACTCGCTACAGAACACTATCGATCAACTCAGAGATCAAAAGTCACAGCTTGAAACTGAAATAAAGCAGTATAAAAACAAAAAAAGAGAGTACGAAGAAAAACAACGACGGCAAGAACAACTGGAGCGTACGGTTAGCATTTTGAAGGCTGAAATTGATGATCTCCAAGGACAGCTAGACACCGCTCAAGCACAAAAAAGTGCCTTACAACAAGAGGTTGACAAGTTAAAGAATAAGCTAGAGGCAGTTGAACGTGAATATAATGACAAGCTTGCAACTGTTAAGACCAAAATTCGGTCCAAGGAACGAAAGTTACAGAGTATCGAAGAAAAACTTTCCAATGCTCGATCGCGCGAGCAAGACATAAATGAACTCCGTAAACAGGAACGAGAAATCACAGATACAATTGAGACCCTCCGGAAGCGGAAAACAGAAACTCAATATGAAATTAAACGCCAGTTTGACACAGCAATCAAAGAGATAGTGGATAGGTTTGACCCAGGATTTGATGGCGCGCACCTAAACCTTAAGACTGATCCTTCGGGAGAAATCGAATCTATAGAATTACAAATTGCCCGTGATGGACGCGAGACATCTCTTAACGCCTTAAGCGAAGGTGAAGTAGAGCTCGTTGGGCTGGTTGTTGCATTGGCTGGATACCGGACATACGATGTAAATGAGCATACACCCGTTTTGATTGTAGATGGAGTCGGAGAGCTAGCCGCAGAGCATCTCCGAACACTTCTTTCTTACCTTGCTGAAACATCAGAGATAATCATTACTACGGCCTATCCTGAAGCTGGATCATTTGACGGTAACATTATTAACCCTGCTTCATGGAATGTCGTTTCGGACTCCAAGGCGTCATCTGCATGA
- a CDS encoding long-chain-fatty-acid--CoA ligase encodes MPGGSNMTLHQFLWRAENVFPDRELVSRHHDGVSRFTYSEYGNRVRQLASALDAWGIEQGDRIGTFAWNHHWHHELYYGVPCIGAQLHMVNIHLPKQHVHHTVSEASDRILFIDATMVRRLENIYNSDPEAFSSVKQFVVMSDSVPDTHLSPIVDYESFISKGTEDYTFPPVDEEQPAGLCYTSGTTGLPKGVEYTHKMYWGHTMGLMTGELGLTNTDTALTIVPMYHVNAWGRPFATVAAGAKTVLPGPDPDSKDIAELIEDEQVTTSAAVPMVWRGLLEYSHNHDFDISSLEYVISGGASTPEDLINSYYNQLNVKMVSGYGMTETTPVTHQSAHKPQTISYTNSELTKMRSQSGIPLPGVQMKVVDEDGNEQPWDGEALGELLLKGPWVTTEYFNSTNQTEESITEDGWFRTGDIVRVDSEGYVNVVDRMDDLVKSGGEWISSVEIEDHLMHHELVKEAAVIAIDHDRWDERPVAFVVSEADTPDEALANELREHVAQSYPTWWAPDVIEFIEEIPKGSTGKRSKRTLRDNLVDEQLRARVQENAPGKH; translated from the coding sequence ATGCCAGGCGGCAGTAATATGACGCTTCATCAGTTTTTGTGGAGGGCTGAGAATGTTTTTCCTGATCGAGAGCTGGTTTCAAGACATCACGATGGAGTCTCTCGATTTACTTATTCAGAATATGGAAACCGTGTCCGGCAGCTAGCAAGTGCACTCGACGCATGGGGTATCGAACAGGGAGACCGAATTGGAACGTTCGCTTGGAATCATCATTGGCATCATGAACTATACTACGGCGTCCCCTGTATCGGGGCCCAACTGCATATGGTCAATATTCACCTTCCTAAACAGCACGTCCACCATACCGTCTCAGAAGCTTCTGATCGAATACTATTTATTGACGCGACAATGGTTAGACGGCTGGAAAATATATATAACTCAGACCCTGAGGCATTTTCATCGGTCAAACAATTTGTTGTCATGAGTGACTCCGTTCCGGACACTCATCTTTCTCCAATTGTGGATTATGAATCATTCATCTCGAAGGGCACAGAAGACTATACTTTTCCACCCGTCGACGAAGAACAACCTGCTGGACTGTGTTACACATCAGGAACAACTGGGCTACCAAAAGGTGTAGAATACACACATAAGATGTACTGGGGCCATACAATGGGACTTATGACTGGTGAGTTGGGCCTCACAAATACCGATACTGCACTGACTATTGTCCCAATGTACCATGTTAATGCTTGGGGTCGACCATTTGCAACTGTCGCTGCAGGAGCAAAAACTGTACTTCCAGGGCCTGATCCCGACTCAAAAGATATTGCGGAACTTATCGAGGATGAACAAGTAACAACAAGTGCTGCTGTGCCAATGGTATGGCGAGGACTGCTTGAGTATTCTCACAATCATGATTTTGACATTTCTTCCTTAGAGTATGTTATTTCGGGAGGGGCCTCAACTCCTGAAGATCTCATTAACTCTTACTACAATCAACTAAATGTCAAGATGGTCAGCGGATACGGCATGACTGAAACAACTCCCGTCACACACCAGTCAGCACATAAGCCTCAGACTATCTCCTACACAAACAGCGAACTTACAAAAATGCGGTCTCAGTCTGGCATCCCTTTACCTGGGGTACAAATGAAAGTCGTAGACGAAGATGGTAATGAGCAACCGTGGGATGGAGAGGCGCTTGGGGAACTATTACTGAAAGGCCCATGGGTCACAACTGAATATTTCAACTCCACAAATCAGACCGAGGAATCGATAACAGAAGATGGCTGGTTCCGGACCGGAGATATTGTCCGCGTTGACAGTGAAGGATACGTCAACGTTGTTGACCGAATGGACGACCTCGTCAAAAGTGGGGGAGAATGGATTTCATCTGTTGAAATAGAGGATCACCTTATGCATCATGAACTTGTCAAAGAAGCAGCTGTTATTGCAATTGATCATGATCGATGGGATGAACGACCGGTAGCATTTGTAGTGTCTGAAGCTGACACCCCAGATGAAGCATTAGCCAATGAACTTCGTGAACACGTCGCCCAATCCTATCCAACGTGGTGGGCTCCAGACGTGATCGAGTTTATCGAAGAAATACCAAAAGGTTCGACTGGTAAACGATCTAAGCGAACTCTTCGTGATAATCTTGTTGATGAGCAGCTTCGAGCACGGGTGCAGGAGAATGCCCCTGGCAAACACTGA